Proteins co-encoded in one uncultured Bacteroides sp. genomic window:
- a CDS encoding DUF3943 domain-containing protein translates to MKRLSVYLILSLLMVSYIRAQQADSLFAFNDSSQTIKRPWRSAFQTAGLNVGVWAFDRYAMNADFAKISLHSIWKNIKTGFVWDNDKFSTNLFAHPYHGNLYFNTARSNGLSFWESAPYSIAGSLMWEMCAEIEPPAINDFIATSIGGVALGEVTHRLSSLVLDDSKYGSGRFFRELLGTIICPSRGLNRLITGDAWKVRHQYYKHHDYEKLPVKFAATIGDRYLADDNNFFKGSNSPYVEFNVIYGDPLKETTNLPFDYFNFSSTFNTIGTQPLIGSVNLAAKLFGKYLEPVPGHKMLIGIFQHFDFYDSESVISGSKNIPYKISEAAAFGLGMIYQFPAKNKRVNIRQSSYLNAILLGGSLTDYYNNIDRNYNMGSGYSIKSNTYIDFAKYGNFELSLQHYRIFTWKGYEGKDLENIDPLYLNAQGDKGNVQLTIINPMMNVNLNSRIKINFGLYYYLRHSKYSYYKYEDVSYETFETRLGLRYSF, encoded by the coding sequence ATGAAAAGGCTATCAGTATACTTAATCCTGTCCTTACTAATGGTAAGCTACATCCGGGCTCAGCAAGCAGATTCATTATTCGCTTTTAATGACTCTTCACAAACAATCAAACGACCTTGGCGATCAGCCTTTCAGACTGCCGGACTGAATGTTGGTGTCTGGGCATTTGATCGTTATGCCATGAATGCCGATTTTGCAAAGATCAGCCTTCATAGTATCTGGAAAAACATCAAGACTGGCTTTGTTTGGGATAATGATAAGTTCTCCACCAATCTTTTTGCTCATCCCTATCACGGGAACCTCTATTTTAACACGGCCCGCAGTAACGGCCTAAGCTTTTGGGAGTCTGCTCCATACTCTATTGCCGGAAGTCTGATGTGGGAAATGTGTGCAGAGATTGAACCACCTGCAATTAACGATTTCATTGCCACATCTATTGGAGGCGTTGCTTTGGGAGAGGTTACTCATCGACTATCTTCTTTGGTGCTCGATGATTCAAAGTATGGATCAGGACGTTTCTTTCGTGAACTTCTGGGAACAATAATTTGTCCCTCAAGAGGATTGAACCGTTTGATTACAGGTGATGCCTGGAAGGTAAGACATCAGTATTATAAACATCATGATTATGAGAAACTTCCCGTAAAGTTTGCTGCAACTATAGGAGATCGTTATTTGGCTGATGATAATAATTTCTTTAAAGGAAGTAACAGTCCGTATGTAGAGTTTAATGTGATCTACGGAGATCCCTTGAAGGAAACTACGAATTTGCCTTTTGATTACTTCAATTTTAGTTCAACCTTTAATACCATAGGTACTCAACCGCTGATAGGTTCTGTTAATCTTGCTGCCAAGCTGTTTGGCAAGTATCTGGAACCAGTACCGGGGCATAAAATGCTTATTGGTATTTTCCAGCATTTTGATTTCTATGATTCTGAATCAGTGATTTCCGGATCAAAAAACATTCCATATAAAATATCCGAAGCGGCAGCTTTTGGTCTGGGAATGATTTATCAGTTCCCGGCTAAAAACAAGAGAGTAAACATTCGTCAAAGTTCTTATCTGAATGCCATTTTACTGGGAGGTAGTCTCACGGATTATTATAATAATATTGATCGCAATTACAACATGGGAAGTGGGTATAGCATAAAAAGCAACACTTATATAGACTTTGCCAAGTATGGTAATTTTGAATTAAGTTTGCAGCATTACCGTATATTTACCTGGAAAGGATATGAAGGAAAGGACCTGGAAAATATTGATCCGTTGTATCTCAATGCTCAGGGAGATAAAGGAAATGTACAGCTTACTATCATTAATCCAATGATGAATGTAAATCTTAATTCCAGAATAAAGATAAACTTTGGGCTCTATTATTATTTACGTCATTCAAAGTATAGTTACTACAAATATGAAGATGTCTCTTACGAGACATTCGAAACCCGTTTAGGCTTGAGATACTCTTTCTGA
- a CDS encoding cation diffusion facilitator family transporter has product MKQDLIKQKVQGWIVLFSLLILIGKFIAFYVTNSVGILTDAMESIVNVIAGLISFISLRYAAKPKDKGHPFGHGKIELISASIEGLLIMIAGGMIIYEGIRRLFEPATIGKLDIGIAVVAVAGLINYVMGWYSVRMGKKYDSIALVAGGKHLQSDTYSTIGLVIGLFLLYYTRLSWIDSALAMIFGSIIVITGILILRKTTANLMDKADEEVLHKMMDVISAVRKPEWVDIHNMKVIKYGSYLFVDCDLTLPWFYNITDGHQACDELKDILSARYSDRLLVTIHSDPCLEKHCSHCQMVDCTYRKTLFVAPLKLTLENITESDEERKE; this is encoded by the coding sequence ATGAAACAAGATTTAATTAAGCAAAAGGTTCAAGGTTGGATTGTTCTTTTTTCTCTGCTCATTCTAATTGGAAAGTTTATTGCTTTCTATGTTACCAATTCAGTTGGAATTCTGACCGACGCCATGGAAAGTATTGTGAATGTGATTGCCGGACTGATTAGCTTTATTAGTTTAAGGTATGCAGCCAAGCCTAAAGACAAAGGGCATCCTTTTGGACACGGCAAGATTGAATTAATCTCTGCCTCTATAGAAGGTCTGCTTATTATGATAGCTGGTGGCATGATTATTTATGAAGGAATCAGACGACTTTTTGAACCTGCTACTATTGGTAAACTGGATATTGGTATTGCTGTGGTAGCTGTTGCTGGTCTTATCAACTATGTCATGGGATGGTACAGCGTTCGGATGGGAAAGAAATACGATTCGATAGCATTGGTAGCTGGAGGAAAGCATTTGCAATCGGACACTTATTCCACGATTGGTCTTGTGATAGGTCTTTTTCTGCTTTATTATACGAGATTAAGCTGGATAGATAGTGCATTGGCAATGATTTTTGGCTCAATTATCGTGATTACCGGCATTCTTATTCTTCGCAAAACGACAGCCAATCTGATGGATAAAGCCGATGAGGAGGTTCTTCATAAAATGATGGATGTGATATCTGCTGTCAGAAAGCCTGAATGGGTAGATATTCACAATATGAAAGTTATTAAATACGGGAGTTATCTTTTTGTGGATTGTGACTTAACATTGCCTTGGTTTTATAATATTACCGATGGTCATCAAGCTTGTGATGAACTGAAAGATATTCTGTCAGCCAGGTATTCTGATCGTTTACTGGTTACTATACACTCTGATCCGTGTCTGGAAAAGCATTGCAGCCATTGCCAGATGGTGGATTGTACTTACAGAAAAACTTTATTTGTAGCGCCGTTGAAACTCACATTGGAAAATATCACGGAAAGTGATGAAGAGCGTAAAGAATAA
- a CDS encoding GNAT family N-acetyltransferase, translating to MEYIITHNQKASRFETIVGGQVAYTEYTSVEGGLEFTHTWVPEKLEGKDIASALVKFAMDYARENNLKVIPVCPFVKAFLLKHTEYK from the coding sequence ATGGAATATATAATCACACACAATCAGAAAGCTTCACGATTTGAAACAATTGTTGGTGGACAAGTTGCTTATACAGAGTATACGTCTGTTGAAGGAGGGTTAGAATTTACTCATACCTGGGTGCCTGAAAAACTGGAGGGTAAAGATATTGCTTCTGCCTTGGTAAAATTTGCCATGGATTATGCGCGAGAAAATAATCTGAAAGTAATCCCTGTTTGCCCTTTCGTGAAAGCTTTTCTTCTTAAACATACAGAGTATAAATAA
- a CDS encoding histidine kinase, whose translation MNTKNRANITNIIGVFVILIFIPLCSCRKQTSAKIKNSQQIESFIQQAQDSSYTNVPLSRDLLKKAMKMAPDSLTFYRAYSSYTLTYSIINQYDSSYIFSHKILNYCKHQPLSPGIHELSASSNNTIGIYYQAMSQPDSAIIYFKEALKQYILANKKERIPDMYINLGDVFVRKGNYAMGAYYYRKALSKSNSLHLTDKMGFPIYSGLGQIYMELRDFELSDNYFRLAEKFFNSRTLVEKFIYCNNRGNHYYYKEEYAKALPWFKKAQSLVSKGDYQFYLNLCYLNLGDIFLNLNRQDSVSFYIDKSYAYFTTQQNKTALYYIATIKAGLALKQNNIPLAQEQLEATKDSTGIELNILSIRNKYLQKYYAQTKNFKQAYYYQSKNIAINDSVRSDKVDKRIAELDLRYKQDTTLINNKLVIQQQTSQMKYLKLISFIWILVSFIVIITSVFIYFYMKRKKNLQWAKYTDQVTKLRMENIRNRISPHFIFNVLNTEMNSLEENKRKNLYTLVKLMRKNLEITEHVNITLSEELDFVKSYIELEQRNLGEDFHLDWEIDNKISLDNTSIISMIIQIPVENAIKHALRPKQGNKILCILVTQTEDGINIFIRDNGTGYFPQQISQTKGTGTGLKVLYQTIQLLNIKNKSKILFSIQNIDKKEGLTGTEVKIHIPYDYKFE comes from the coding sequence ATGAATACTAAAAATAGGGCAAATATAACTAATATAATAGGTGTTTTTGTCATTCTTATATTTATACCTTTATGTTCATGCAGAAAACAAACTTCTGCTAAAATAAAAAATAGTCAGCAAATAGAATCATTTATACAACAGGCTCAAGACTCATCTTACACTAATGTGCCATTATCCAGAGACTTACTAAAAAAAGCCATGAAGATGGCGCCGGATAGTCTGACATTTTACAGAGCCTACAGTTCCTATACTTTAACATACTCTATCATTAATCAATACGACTCATCTTATATCTTCTCACATAAAATTTTAAATTATTGCAAACATCAACCATTATCTCCCGGCATACATGAATTATCGGCTTCATCTAACAATACTATAGGCATCTATTATCAGGCAATGAGCCAGCCTGATTCAGCAATTATTTATTTTAAAGAAGCATTAAAACAGTACATTCTTGCAAATAAAAAAGAACGTATTCCAGACATGTATATCAACTTAGGAGACGTATTTGTAAGGAAAGGTAATTATGCTATGGGTGCATACTATTACAGAAAAGCCTTATCAAAAAGTAATTCCTTGCATCTGACAGATAAAATGGGATTTCCTATATATTCTGGACTAGGACAGATATACATGGAATTACGTGACTTTGAACTTTCCGACAATTATTTCCGTCTTGCAGAGAAGTTTTTTAATAGCAGAACATTAGTCGAAAAGTTTATTTACTGTAATAACCGGGGTAATCATTACTATTATAAAGAAGAATATGCGAAAGCACTTCCATGGTTTAAAAAAGCTCAAAGTCTGGTTTCAAAAGGAGATTATCAGTTCTATCTCAATTTATGCTATTTGAACCTTGGAGATATCTTTTTAAACCTGAACAGACAAGATTCGGTTTCATTCTATATAGATAAAAGCTATGCCTACTTCACAACACAACAGAATAAAACCGCACTCTATTATATTGCTACAATCAAAGCCGGGCTTGCTTTAAAGCAGAACAATATCCCCCTTGCCCAGGAACAACTGGAAGCAACCAAAGACTCTACTGGTATTGAATTAAATATACTATCTATCAGAAATAAGTATCTGCAGAAATACTATGCACAAACAAAAAATTTCAAACAAGCATACTATTACCAATCAAAAAACATTGCTATCAACGATTCTGTTCGTTCTGACAAGGTAGATAAAAGAATAGCAGAATTAGATCTGCGTTACAAACAAGATACTACATTAATTAATAATAAGTTGGTTATTCAGCAACAAACTTCCCAAATGAAATATCTGAAACTAATTTCTTTCATCTGGATATTGGTAAGTTTTATTGTTATCATAACATCTGTCTTCATTTATTTCTATATGAAGAGAAAGAAAAATCTGCAATGGGCAAAATATACTGATCAGGTAACAAAATTAAGAATGGAAAATATCCGAAACAGGATATCACCTCATTTCATATTCAACGTGCTTAATACCGAGATGAACTCTTTAGAAGAAAATAAACGCAAGAATTTATATACATTAGTAAAACTAATGCGAAAAAATCTTGAAATAACAGAGCACGTTAACATTACTTTATCAGAAGAACTGGACTTTGTAAAATCGTATATAGAACTGGAACAAAGAAATCTGGGAGAAGATTTTCATCTTGATTGGGAAATCGACAACAAGATTAGTCTGGACAACACCTCTATTATATCCATGATTATACAGATTCCTGTGGAAAATGCCATTAAACATGCCTTACGTCCAAAACAAGGAAATAAAATTCTGTGCATTCTTGTAACCCAGACAGAAGATGGAATAAACATTTTTATCCGGGATAATGGTACTGGATATTTTCCACAACAAATAAGCCAGACCAAAGGCACGGGAACAGGTCTGAAGGTATTATATCAAACCATTCAGCTTTTAAATATCAAGAATAAAAGCAAGATTCTTTTTTCGATACAGAATATTGACAAGAAAGAAGGTTTAACAGGCACTGAAGTTAAAATACATATTCCTTATGATTACAAATTTGAATAA
- a CDS encoding response regulator has translation MNNIYNVVIIDDEAIGIFNLCTSLAVFSNIAVTGTAQTAQDGKKLILEKRPDLLFLDVEMPEMSGLELLREIKNRINWQMQVVFYTAYEKYLLQALRESAFDYLLKPYEPSEFSVVMDRFFASVAKENKLSSFMDSLSRLIPENHTFLIATITGYITLRQEQIGYFEYNKDNKHWYVTLLDSKCIQLKRNTNAEEILKYSKSFAQINQQQIININSLAMIEGKKCIMLPPLEKEQNLIISRSYFRSIQDKFSLI, from the coding sequence ATGAATAACATATATAACGTAGTGATAATAGACGACGAAGCCATTGGTATATTTAACTTATGCACTTCTCTCGCTGTATTCAGCAATATAGCTGTTACCGGTACTGCACAAACGGCACAAGACGGGAAAAAACTTATTCTGGAAAAACGGCCAGATCTTCTATTTCTGGATGTAGAAATGCCTGAAATGAGTGGTTTGGAATTACTCCGTGAAATAAAAAATCGGATAAACTGGCAAATGCAAGTAGTATTTTACACTGCTTATGAGAAATATCTGCTTCAAGCACTAAGAGAATCTGCTTTCGACTATTTGTTAAAGCCATATGAGCCCAGCGAGTTTTCTGTTGTTATGGATCGTTTCTTTGCATCAGTTGCAAAAGAAAATAAGCTCTCCTCTTTCATGGATTCACTGTCGCGCCTGATACCAGAGAATCATACATTCTTAATTGCAACCATTACAGGGTATATAACCTTACGACAAGAACAAATTGGTTATTTTGAATACAACAAAGATAATAAACATTGGTATGTAACCTTACTAGATTCAAAATGTATTCAACTAAAAAGGAATACCAATGCAGAGGAAATTCTTAAATATTCCAAATCTTTTGCTCAAATCAATCAGCAACAGATTATTAATATAAATTCCCTGGCGATGATTGAAGGTAAAAAGTGCATTATGCTTCCTCCTCTTGAGAAAGAACAAAACCTGATTATCTCAAGATCCTATTTTAGATCTATACAAGATAAGTTTAGTTTGATTTAA
- a CDS encoding leucine-rich repeat domain-containing protein, which translates to MKQNFTLRLLFVITGLLSLNNSWAQVQRSVNVETAGTLSALISSTDKNLITDLTLSGNLNGSDILFIREMAGGGLSESSKTEGKLIKLNLADANIVTGDDYYYGENKTYINCIDMYMFYNLKNLISVVLPNSITYVGEHSFQNCTGLTSIVIPNKVTFIDYDAFDGCTELTSITIPNSVTSIGEFAFSGCSGLTSVTIPNSVVSIDQDAFSGCTGLTSIAIPASVTSIYKNAFCDCIGLKEINVSKENPEFVDVDGVLFNKESGLELVTYPNAKSATYIVPNNATAINYRAFSGCIGLTSITIPNSVTSIGNYAFFGCTGLVSISIPNSINYIGEYVFSGCTGLTSVTIPESVTNIYLSAFEDCSGLKEIHIKNATPPSAGTEVFTGVDRTACKLYVPKGSKAIYASTAPWSGFINIVEEESTAISKTEVNNITVYAEQGAIVVNRIDQGETISVYTLLGSLVQTIKATNNSIKVDVPSDQIYIVKVANKIYKVAL; encoded by the coding sequence ATGAAACAAAATTTTACTCTTAGATTGCTATTTGTAATAACAGGCCTTTTATCGTTGAACAATTCCTGGGCTCAGGTTCAAAGATCTGTAAATGTAGAGACTGCCGGCACATTGTCTGCATTAATATCATCTACAGACAAAAACTTAATTACCGACCTGACTCTTTCCGGAAATCTGAATGGTAGTGATATCCTTTTTATTCGTGAAATGGCTGGAGGAGGTCTTTCTGAGTCTAGCAAGACAGAGGGGAAACTTATAAAGCTGAACCTGGCTGATGCCAATATTGTGACAGGTGATGATTATTATTACGGCGAAAATAAAACATACATTAATTGCATTGATATGTATATGTTTTATAATTTAAAAAATCTGATCTCAGTAGTTCTTCCCAATAGTATTACTTATGTAGGTGAACATTCTTTTCAGAATTGCACGGGATTAACTTCTATTGTAATTCCAAACAAAGTTACTTTTATTGATTACGATGCTTTTGATGGATGTACAGAATTGACTTCCATTACTATTCCTAATAGTGTTACTTCTATTGGTGAGTTTGCCTTCTCTGGTTGTTCAGGGCTTACGTCTGTCACTATTCCAAACAGTGTTGTTTCAATAGATCAGGATGCTTTTTCTGGTTGTACAGGATTAACCTCTATTGCTATTCCTGCTAGTGTAACTTCGATTTATAAGAATGCTTTTTGTGATTGCATTGGATTAAAAGAAATTAATGTTTCAAAAGAGAATCCTGAATTTGTGGATGTTGATGGGGTTTTATTTAACAAAGAAAGTGGATTAGAATTGGTAACGTACCCAAATGCTAAATCAGCGACTTATATTGTTCCCAATAATGCTACTGCAATAAACTATCGTGCTTTTTCGGGTTGTATTGGGTTAACATCAATTACGATTCCGAATTCCGTAACTTCTATCGGTAATTATGCATTCTTTGGTTGTACAGGGTTAGTGTCAATATCTATTCCAAATAGTATTAATTACATTGGCGAGTATGTTTTCTCTGGTTGTACAGGATTAACATCTGTAACTATTCCTGAGAGTGTTACTAATATTTATTTAAGTGCTTTTGAGGATTGCAGCGGATTAAAAGAAATACATATTAAAAATGCAACACCCCCAAGTGCTGGAACTGAAGTATTCACAGGCGTTGATAGAACAGCATGCAAACTATATGTTCCAAAAGGTTCAAAGGCAATTTATGCAAGTACGGCACCATGGAGTGGTTTTATAAATATCGTTGAAGAAGAATCGACTGCAATTTCTAAAACTGAGGTAAACAACATAACTGTATATGCAGAACAGGGAGCAATAGTAGTTAATAGGATAGATCAAGGTGAAACGATCTCTGTTTATACTCTATTGGGGTCTTTAGTACAAACGATTAAAGCTACAAATAACAGTATAAAAGTAGATGTTCCGTCTGATCAGATTTATATTGTTAAAGTAGCGAATAAAATATATAAAGTTGCTTTATAA
- a CDS encoding T9SS type A sorting domain-containing protein → MNKKILLLLLSAFLYTSAFSQKFNLVTTVPEVDFSMSSNFMNNGNAFMTSFQVENYSNYKSFDIYTSDFKLYKSLLIAQFGDILPNSATKIDNNREYVTQNFFNDDDLLELVVDDRTNIVVKNENGGTLFSLPKESTNDYSIYLIKVKDKKYFVISGDHSYSVYQVSASDVTSLNAPVFTKMNAFPNPAEKEITIESNLKDTETASVIVTDLNGKKCIEKDFVSGSNTLDISSLSKGLYLYSVITDQNKIVGKGKFVVK, encoded by the coding sequence ATGAATAAGAAAATCTTGTTGCTCCTTTTGTCTGCGTTTTTATATACATCAGCGTTTTCCCAGAAATTTAACCTTGTTACTACAGTTCCAGAAGTGGATTTTTCCATGAGTTCGAACTTTATGAATAATGGAAATGCTTTTATGACTTCTTTTCAAGTAGAAAATTATAGCAATTATAAATCATTCGATATTTATACATCTGATTTTAAATTATATAAATCATTATTGATAGCTCAGTTTGGTGATATACTCCCTAATAGTGCTACTAAAATTGATAACAACCGAGAATATGTAACACAAAACTTTTTTAATGATGATGATTTATTGGAACTAGTTGTTGATGACAGAACTAATATCGTTGTAAAAAATGAGAATGGTGGAACTCTATTTAGTTTACCAAAAGAGAGTACTAATGATTATTCTATCTATTTGATAAAGGTTAAGGATAAAAAATATTTTGTAATATCAGGAGATCATTCTTATTCAGTCTATCAAGTCTCTGCAAGCGATGTAACATCATTGAATGCACCTGTTTTTACCAAGATGAATGCTTTCCCTAATCCGGCTGAAAAGGAAATAACAATAGAGTCAAATTTAAAGGATACAGAGACAGCTTCTGTTATTGTGACCGATTTGAATGGAAAAAAATGCATTGAGAAGGATTTTGTTAGTGGAAGCAATACATTAGATATATCTTCTCTTTCCAAAGGTTTGTATTTATATAGCGTGATTACCGACCAGAATAAAATTGTAGGTAAAGGGAAATTTGTGGTAAAATGA
- a CDS encoding IS30 family transposase has translation MKHLTQEQRYEISAYLHSGKSKSEIASLVKVHKSTIGREIIRNSYGSWHQYMPREAQKKADLRKKCRPGKVVFTQEMKALAKDLLIEFNYSPEQISGRCKLQSIPMVSHEILYQWIWKDKRQKGRLYKYLRRRGRKNKKRGSEYNSRGILKNRRTIDQRPAIVEERKRFGDFEIDSIIGKNKKSALMTINDRLTGRLWIRKLKGRDPKSMADTAIKCLTSFKGKIFTITSDNGFEFAFHKKIETKLRINFYFAKPYHSWERGANENINGLVRQYFPKGTDFSEVTEKQVEIVENLINSRPRKRLGYYTPMEFINTLKKHRRELRL, from the coding sequence ATGAAACATTTAACCCAAGAACAAAGATATGAAATTTCTGCATATCTTCACAGTGGAAAAAGTAAAAGTGAGATAGCCTCTCTTGTAAAGGTTCATAAAAGTACCATAGGCCGTGAAATCATTCGTAATTCTTATGGCTCCTGGCATCAGTACATGCCCCGTGAAGCTCAAAAGAAAGCTGACTTAAGAAAGAAATGTCGCCCTGGGAAAGTAGTCTTTACCCAAGAAATGAAGGCTCTTGCAAAGGATCTGCTAATAGAATTTAATTATAGTCCGGAACAGATATCAGGTCGGTGCAAATTACAGTCGATTCCCATGGTTTCTCATGAAATACTTTATCAATGGATCTGGAAAGATAAACGTCAGAAAGGACGCCTTTATAAATATTTGCGCCGAAGAGGGCGAAAAAACAAAAAACGCGGCTCTGAATATAATAGTAGAGGGATACTTAAAAATCGCAGAACTATTGATCAAAGACCTGCCATTGTAGAGGAACGCAAAAGGTTTGGTGATTTTGAAATAGATTCTATAATTGGAAAGAATAAAAAGAGTGCACTAATGACCATTAATGATAGGCTTACCGGACGCTTATGGATACGCAAACTTAAGGGGCGTGATCCAAAATCAATGGCAGATACGGCTATTAAATGTTTAACATCATTTAAAGGGAAAATCTTCACTATAACCTCGGATAATGGGTTTGAGTTTGCTTTTCATAAAAAAATAGAAACAAAATTGAGAATTAATTTCTATTTTGCCAAACCCTATCATTCTTGGGAAAGAGGAGCAAATGAAAATATAAATGGATTAGTCAGGCAATACTTTCCTAAGGGGACAGACTTTAGTGAAGTAACTGAAAAACAGGTAGAAATAGTAGAAAATTTAATTAATTCAAGACCGAGAAAAAGGTTGGGATATTATACCCCAATGGAGTTTATTAATACATTAAAAAAACATAGGAGAGAGTTGCGTTTATAA
- the hemG gene encoding protoporphyrinogen oxidase, with the protein MDNSRDVDVVVIGAGITGLTTAFLLIKKGLKVLLLEKNSRVGGQMESIREDGFVFETGPNTGVVSNAEVVELFQMLQGRCSLEVAHKEAKVRLIWKDGAFHPLPSSLSSAVATPLFTWNDKIRILFEPFRKKGNDPFESIGSLARRRLGKSFVDYAIDPFISGIYAGNPDKLVTRFALPKLYNLEQNYGSFIRGAINKASEPKSDRDKLATKEVFSVPGGFGMLAKALADEITEENIRLSVGDIHIQPISDGWETVLPSGEKIHSRYMVSTAAAYALPSLLPFIAEKEMKPISSLHYAPVVQVGVGVEKAGSYVPNAFGGLVPSRENQKMLGILFPSSCFSNRCPEGGGTLSFFIGGSKHPEYLTYTDEQLKELVKDSLHKMLGFPSNYSPEKIKIFRHEQAIPQYEADSEQRLASIECIEKQYPGLFLAGGIKDGIGMADRIKQATKIAETIGGQI; encoded by the coding sequence ATGGATAATAGTAGAGATGTAGACGTTGTCGTTATTGGCGCGGGAATCACAGGACTTACCACTGCTTTCTTATTGATTAAAAAAGGATTGAAGGTGCTTCTTCTGGAAAAGAACTCCAGAGTAGGAGGGCAAATGGAATCTATCCGGGAAGATGGCTTTGTTTTTGAAACGGGTCCCAATACAGGAGTAGTTTCTAATGCTGAGGTAGTTGAACTATTCCAGATGCTACAAGGTCGTTGCTCTCTCGAAGTGGCTCATAAAGAAGCAAAAGTACGGTTAATCTGGAAAGATGGAGCTTTTCATCCGTTACCTTCAAGTCTTTCTTCGGCTGTTGCTACACCTCTGTTTACATGGAATGATAAGATACGCATACTCTTTGAACCTTTCCGAAAGAAAGGAAACGATCCTTTTGAGAGTATCGGGAGCCTGGCTCGCAGACGGCTGGGGAAATCATTCGTAGATTATGCTATTGATCCCTTTATATCGGGTATCTATGCCGGTAATCCAGATAAGCTTGTTACCCGTTTTGCACTTCCCAAACTTTATAATCTGGAACAAAACTACGGTAGTTTTATTCGCGGTGCTATTAATAAGGCTTCCGAACCTAAATCAGATCGTGATAAACTGGCCACAAAAGAAGTATTCTCCGTGCCAGGTGGATTTGGAATGCTGGCAAAAGCTCTTGCCGATGAGATTACAGAGGAGAATATCCGCCTGTCAGTAGGAGATATTCACATTCAACCTATCTCTGATGGTTGGGAAACTGTTTTGCCAAGTGGAGAGAAAATCCATTCACGCTATATGGTCTCTACTGCAGCCGCCTATGCATTGCCATCACTGCTACCATTTATTGCAGAAAAGGAGATGAAACCTATCAGTTCCCTTCATTACGCACCGGTTGTTCAGGTAGGAGTGGGAGTGGAGAAAGCTGGTAGTTATGTACCAAATGCTTTTGGAGGATTAGTCCCTTCCCGTGAAAATCAAAAGATGCTTGGCATCTTGTTCCCTTCTTCCTGTTTCTCTAATCGTTGTCCCGAAGGAGGAGGCACGCTTTCTTTCTTTATCGGCGGAAGCAAACATCCCGAATACTTGACTTATACTGATGAGCAATTAAAGGAACTGGTGAAAGATTCATTGCACAAGATGCTGGGATTCCCATCCAATTACTCTCCCGAAAAGATAAAGATCTTTAGGCATGAACAAGCAATCCCACAATACGAAGCCGATAGCGAACAAAGACTTGCAAGCATAGAATGCATAGAAAAGCAATATCCGGGTTTGTTCCTCGCCGGAGGTATAAAGGATGGAATTGGCATGGCGGATCGTATAAAACAGGCAACTAAAATAGCTGAAACGATTGGAGGCCAGATATAA